CATGGCTGCGACTCGTGGGCGCGGATGTCTCCGAGGTGCGCGACCCGCGTGCCTGGCTGACGACAGTCGTAGGACGGTTGTGCCTCGACAGACTGCGCTCGGCCGCGGTGCGCCGCGAGACCTACGTGGGCCAGTGGCTGCCCGAACCCGTCGTGGCGCCCCTCGGCTCCCTCGCTCCCCCGGACCCGCTCGACGAGATCGTGCGCGACGAGGACAACCGCCTGGCCGCGCTCGTCGTCCTCGACAGCCTGACGCCGGCACAGCGCGTGGCGTTCGTGCTCCACGACGCGTTCGACATCCCGTTCGACGACATCGCCCGCATCCTCGGCGTCGCCACCCCGACCGCCCGCCAACTGGCCTCCCGCGCCCGCCGTACGGTCTCGGCCGTTCCACCGCCGAGTTCACCGGCCGAACACGAGGAGGCCGTCGGGCGGCTCGTCGCGGCCTTCGCGGGCGCCGACCTCGACGCCGTCGTCGCCGCGCTCCATCCCGACGCCCGCATGATCGGCGACGCCGGCGGCACGACCCGTACGGCGCTGAACGTCGTGGTCGGAGCCGAGAAGGTCGCGCGGTTCATCCTCGGACTGCTGCGGCTCTACGGAGCCGAGGCGTTGACGGCCTTCGAACCGGTCCTCGTCAACGGCGAGATGGGTCTGTTGAACCGCGGTCGCCCGGCCGAGGACGGTCGGCCGGGCTTCCCTCCGCGCGTGACGGCGTGGACCGTGCGGGACGGACGGATCTGGGCGGCCTACGACATCGCGAACCCCGAGAAGCTCGGACGCGGAGTGCTCCTGCCCTACAGCATCTTCGACTAGGCGTCATGCGTTCCCGGCTTCGTCGGCCCAGGGTACCCGGCAGGCGTCCGTGCTGAATCCCTGATCGTGGATGCCCAGCGCCGAGTTCATG
This window of the Rhodococcus pyridinivorans genome carries:
- a CDS encoding sigma-70 family RNA polymerase sigma factor, whose amino-acid sequence is MLDESTQKTFEENRTHLLSVAYRLTGSIADAEDAVQDAWLRLVGADVSEVRDPRAWLTTVVGRLCLDRLRSAAVRRETYVGQWLPEPVVAPLGSLAPPDPLDEIVRDEDNRLAALVVLDSLTPAQRVAFVLHDAFDIPFDDIARILGVATPTARQLASRARRTVSAVPPPSSPAEHEEAVGRLVAAFAGADLDAVVAALHPDARMIGDAGGTTRTALNVVVGAEKVARFILGLLRLYGAEALTAFEPVLVNGEMGLLNRGRPAEDGRPGFPPRVTAWTVRDGRIWAAYDIANPEKLGRGVLLPYSIFD